A stretch of the Bacillus sp. FJAT-18017 genome encodes the following:
- a CDS encoding NADPH-dependent FMN reductase, giving the protein MKIAALVGSVRKESLNLQLVETLRERYSDKLDISVVEIAGLPFYDQDQELDPSEEVKRFKQEILNADAVLIVTPEYNWSVPGVLKNALDWLSRVDFVLKNKPVLIAGATPGVMGTIRAQQHLRQILSSPGLQARVLQPAGNEILITQAFAKFKDGRLVDEATLGFIDEVVERFIDFAKA; this is encoded by the coding sequence ATGAAAATTGCAGCACTTGTAGGCAGTGTTAGAAAAGAATCTTTGAATTTGCAGCTGGTTGAAACACTTCGCGAGCGATATAGCGATAAACTAGACATTTCTGTCGTGGAAATCGCCGGGCTGCCATTTTATGATCAGGATCAGGAGCTTGATCCAAGTGAAGAAGTTAAACGCTTTAAGCAGGAGATACTTAATGCTGATGCTGTCTTGATTGTTACTCCGGAATACAACTGGTCTGTGCCGGGTGTTCTGAAAAATGCTCTCGACTGGCTATCACGTGTCGATTTTGTATTGAAAAATAAGCCTGTGCTAATTGCCGGTGCTACACCTGGTGTGATGGGGACTATCCGCGCCCAGCAGCATTTACGGCAAATCCTTTCTAGCCCTGGTCTTCAGGCGCGAGTACTGCAGCCTGCAGGCAACGAGATCTTAATAACACAAGCATTTGCGAAGTTTAAGGATGGCAGGCTGGTTGACGAAGCTACGCTAGGATTCATTGATGAAGTCGTTGAGCGTTTTATTGATTTTGCAAAAGCATAG
- a CDS encoding iron-hydroxamate ABC transporter substrate-binding protein: protein MLKKLLPSLFALVLVLSACGSNSNNNGSSKESEKKDESTTITYQSENGPVEVPANPKRIVVLSFSFSGNVLALGGNIVGIDAWSKANPRFEQGLKNAEVVTEDNLEKIIELEPDLIIGLSSIKDIDRLKEIAPTITYTYGKNDYLTQHIEIGKLLNKEKEATDWVNNFKKEAQAAGEEIKAKIGADATVSVIENQEKQLYVFGNNFARGTEILYQEMKLNMPEKVKQDALKPGFFAISPEVLSDYAGDYVIFSKNADGDTSFQQTETYKNIPAVKNNRVFEVDAKEFYFNDPLTLEYQLEFFKKAFLGK from the coding sequence ATGCTAAAAAAACTTCTACCATCCCTGTTCGCACTGGTACTGGTGCTTAGTGCATGCGGCAGCAACTCTAACAACAATGGCTCTTCCAAAGAGTCTGAGAAGAAAGATGAATCAACAACAATTACGTATCAATCAGAGAATGGGCCGGTTGAAGTACCAGCAAATCCAAAACGAATTGTAGTACTCTCTTTCTCTTTTTCCGGTAATGTGCTTGCACTTGGCGGTAATATAGTAGGAATTGATGCTTGGTCAAAAGCCAATCCCCGATTTGAGCAAGGTTTGAAGAATGCAGAAGTGGTAACGGAAGATAACTTGGAGAAAATTATTGAGCTAGAGCCAGATCTAATTATAGGTTTGTCTTCCATCAAAGATATTGACAGACTAAAAGAAATCGCGCCAACGATTACTTACACGTATGGCAAAAATGACTACCTTACCCAACATATCGAAATTGGGAAACTTTTGAACAAAGAAAAAGAAGCAACAGATTGGGTTAATAACTTCAAGAAAGAAGCTCAGGCTGCCGGAGAAGAAATTAAAGCAAAAATCGGTGCGGATGCGACAGTTTCCGTTATCGAAAACCAAGAAAAGCAGCTTTACGTATTCGGCAACAACTTCGCTCGCGGTACAGAAATTCTCTACCAGGAAATGAAGCTCAACATGCCTGAAAAAGTTAAACAAGATGCACTTAAACCGGGCTTCTTTGCAATCAGCCCTGAAGTCCTTTCAGACTATGCCGGCGACTACGTCATCTTCAGTAAAAATGCCGATGGCGACACATCCTTCCAGCAGACTGAAACGTACAAGAACATTCCAGCAGTGAAAAATAACCGTGTGTTTGAAGTTGATGCAAAAGAGTTTTACTTTAATGATCCCCTCACACTTGAATATCAGCTCGAATTCTTCAAGAAAGCGTTCCTGGGCAAGTAA
- a CDS encoding GNAT family N-acetyltransferase gives MNIRDAKKEELPLIRAQRLASYEEHSDKIPADHWKALKKAISSEADQQQGVELIVAELGGEIAGSVALFPAKSDAYEGHLDELAHPEIRVLAVEKAFRGKGVGKALVLECIKRARAKGHVAIGLHTGSFMSDAMKLYEGLGFERQPEFDFEPAEDGIIVKAYQLKL, from the coding sequence ATGAACATTCGTGATGCGAAAAAAGAGGAATTGCCATTGATTCGTGCACAGCGGCTAGCTTCTTATGAGGAGCATTCCGATAAAATTCCTGCCGACCATTGGAAAGCACTGAAGAAGGCGATCTCATCTGAAGCGGATCAGCAGCAGGGAGTCGAGCTGATTGTCGCTGAGCTTGGTGGAGAAATTGCCGGAAGTGTCGCCTTGTTTCCTGCAAAAAGCGATGCATATGAAGGGCATCTGGATGAACTGGCGCACCCCGAAATTCGTGTGCTTGCTGTTGAAAAGGCTTTTCGTGGCAAAGGAGTTGGGAAAGCTCTTGTACTTGAATGCATCAAGCGTGCCAGAGCGAAAGGGCACGTTGCAATCGGTCTGCATACCGGCTCATTTATGAGTGATGCCATGAAACTGTACGAAGGACTAGGCTTTGAGCGGCAACCCGAATTCGATTTCGAGCCCGCCGAAGACGGGATTATCGTTAAAGCGTATCAATTAAAGTTGTAA
- a CDS encoding DMT family transporter yields the protein MRIRGLSMVIIGAAFWGMTGPLMEWLLKDTGVTVAFLLSIRLLISGVLLLSIVAFSNNKIFGIWKSKFWWSRLILFSMVGMLGLQYSFVAAIHASNAIMATLLQFSAPIFIIIFVSVTARKLPGKQQLIGVAGTLIGLFFLLTNGSLDTLVVSREALIWGLLLGLAFAFYALYPLRLMNEWGVLTIVGWAMFISGCTLSLGTRVWTSPGWTAIANWETIGLFLILILFGTMAFVLTLGSLKYITPVENSILGSVEPLTAMVISVIWFGTILHGLQLFGALCMLTFIIWLSVLKDKPAATAELT from the coding sequence ATGCGGATTCGGGGCCTGTCCATGGTTATCATCGGAGCTGCATTCTGGGGAATGACCGGCCCGCTGATGGAGTGGCTTTTAAAAGATACTGGCGTAACTGTTGCCTTTCTGCTATCAATCCGGCTCCTGATTTCGGGTGTGCTGTTGTTATCAATTGTTGCGTTTTCCAACAACAAGATTTTTGGTATCTGGAAAAGCAAGTTCTGGTGGTCCCGTCTCATCCTTTTCAGCATGGTCGGAATGCTTGGGCTTCAGTACTCGTTCGTCGCAGCCATTCATGCAAGTAACGCAATAATGGCAACACTCCTGCAATTCTCGGCGCCAATTTTTATCATCATCTTTGTTTCGGTAACAGCGAGGAAACTGCCTGGCAAGCAGCAGTTGATTGGTGTGGCCGGAACGCTTATCGGATTGTTTTTCCTTTTAACAAATGGCTCTCTTGATACACTTGTTGTTAGCCGGGAGGCACTCATTTGGGGGCTATTGCTGGGTTTAGCCTTCGCATTCTATGCCCTGTATCCACTGCGCCTGATGAATGAATGGGGAGTCCTGACCATTGTAGGCTGGGCGATGTTTATATCCGGCTGCACACTTTCTCTGGGAACCAGGGTCTGGACCTCGCCTGGCTGGACCGCAATCGCCAACTGGGAAACGATTGGATTGTTTTTGATCCTGATCTTGTTCGGGACAATGGCCTTCGTCCTGACACTCGGCAGCCTGAAATACATAACACCAGTCGAAAACAGCATCCTGGGAAGTGTCGAGCCGCTAACCGCCATGGTCATTTCGGTCATCTGGTTCGGAACCATCCTCCACGGCCTGCAGCTATTCGGAGCACTCTGTATGCTCACTTTTATCATTTGGCTGTCAGTCTTGAAGGACAAACCTGCTGCAACCGCTGAACTAACATAA
- a CDS encoding glutathione S-transferase family protein, with translation MEKSAEISKDGSFKRQGNRFTTPFGHGEGELPVEAGRYRLLWSAVCPWAHRSVIVRSVLGLENVISLGTASPMRPRLPHVDWEFSLDKGGVDPVLGIKYMSEIYLETDQDYSGRPTVPVVIDVKERKVVNNDYFRLTNYFETAWVPFHKENAPDLYPKHLREDIDTLNDVIFHEVNNGVYKCGFAKSQEAYEQAFDTLFARLDELEERLSSRRFLFGDFITDSDVRLYSTLVRFDAAYYAAFKTNRNRIVDFPNLWGYLRDLYQTPGFGDTTDFHAIKVHYHLSNHIAADDQKSKGILPKGPDLSGLVTKHGREAISGKRQKFLVPGSED, from the coding sequence ATGGAAAAGTCGGCTGAAATTAGCAAGGACGGCTCATTTAAGAGACAGGGAAATAGATTTACGACTCCATTTGGCCATGGGGAGGGCGAGCTGCCAGTTGAAGCGGGGCGGTATCGGTTGCTTTGGTCTGCGGTCTGCCCATGGGCGCACCGGTCCGTCATTGTCAGAAGTGTGCTCGGGCTCGAAAATGTGATCAGTCTCGGGACTGCAAGCCCGATGAGGCCAAGGCTTCCGCATGTCGATTGGGAGTTTTCACTGGATAAAGGCGGAGTTGACCCGGTTCTAGGCATCAAATATATGAGTGAGATCTATTTGGAAACCGACCAGGATTATTCCGGAAGGCCGACTGTTCCGGTCGTTATAGATGTCAAAGAACGGAAGGTAGTCAATAATGATTATTTCCGGTTAACGAACTATTTTGAAACGGCTTGGGTACCTTTCCATAAGGAAAATGCTCCGGATTTGTATCCAAAGCACCTGCGGGAAGATATTGATACCTTGAACGATGTTATTTTTCATGAAGTGAACAATGGGGTTTACAAGTGCGGCTTTGCCAAGTCCCAGGAGGCATATGAGCAGGCTTTTGATACGTTATTTGCCCGGCTGGACGAGCTTGAGGAACGGTTAAGTTCGCGCCGGTTCCTATTTGGCGACTTCATAACCGATTCCGATGTCCGCCTCTATTCAACGCTGGTGCGCTTTGATGCTGCCTATTATGCCGCTTTTAAAACAAACCGCAACCGCATAGTTGATTTCCCAAACCTTTGGGGATACTTGCGCGACTTGTATCAAACTCCGGGATTTGGCGATACGACCGATTTCCATGCTATCAAGGTGCATTACCATCTTTCTAACCATATTGCGGCTGATGACCAAAAATCGAAAGGCATTTTGCCAAAAGGGCCAGATTTGAGCGGCCTGGTTACGAAGCATGGCCGTGAAGCAATCAGCGGAAAGCGTCAAAAATTCCTGGTACCGGGGAGCGAGGACTAA
- a CDS encoding ABC transporter ATP-binding protein has product MNRLYTENLQVGYGERSIVKDLSVEIPDNQITVIIGPNGCGKSTLLKAMSRIISHQSGSILLDGVSIQREDTKTLAKKMAILPQTPESSSGLTVGELVSYGRFPYQKGFGRLSKKDIEVIDWALEVTGTIDFKYQSIDALSGGQRQRVWIAMALAQETDIIFLDEPTTYLDMAHQLEVLELLQVLNREQGRTIVMVLHDLSQAARFADHIIAMKDGQIVKSGTCEFVINKKVLREVFNIDCEIGVDPYTKKPMILTYNLLKGENKHAKKTSTIPVRTGTGA; this is encoded by the coding sequence ATGAATCGCCTTTATACTGAAAACTTGCAAGTTGGATACGGAGAACGCTCAATCGTGAAAGATTTGTCTGTTGAGATTCCTGATAACCAAATTACCGTGATCATCGGCCCGAACGGCTGCGGAAAATCGACTCTTTTAAAAGCAATGTCGAGAATTATCTCGCACCAGTCCGGCTCCATCCTTCTCGATGGTGTTAGCATCCAGCGCGAAGACACGAAAACACTTGCCAAGAAAATGGCGATCCTTCCGCAAACACCTGAAAGCTCTTCTGGTTTGACAGTTGGTGAACTTGTTTCATATGGCCGCTTCCCATATCAAAAAGGGTTTGGCCGGTTGTCGAAAAAAGACATTGAAGTCATTGACTGGGCATTGGAAGTAACCGGAACAATCGATTTCAAATACCAATCAATTGATGCCCTTTCCGGTGGTCAGCGCCAGCGAGTCTGGATTGCAATGGCATTAGCCCAGGAAACCGATATTATTTTCCTCGATGAACCGACAACATACCTTGACATGGCCCATCAGCTCGAAGTCCTTGAATTGCTTCAGGTCTTGAACCGCGAACAAGGCCGGACAATCGTTATGGTCCTCCACGACCTTAGCCAGGCTGCACGCTTTGCTGACCATATCATCGCGATGAAAGACGGGCAAATCGTTAAATCTGGAACTTGCGAATTTGTAATCAATAAAAAAGTACTTAGAGAAGTATTCAACATCGATTGTGAAATCGGCGTTGATCCTTATACAAAAAAACCTATGATTTTAACTTACAATCTACTAAAAGGAGAAAACAAACATGCTAAAAAAACTTCTACCATCCCTGTTCGCACTGGTACTGGTGCTTAG
- a CDS encoding CAP-associated domain-containing protein: protein MGRLIMLIGLVFLINFSWPTIEGHFKNPGDSLNRVQAEVTTLAENPEIRDAADRFAEAFRQFIEQAGILFGKITDDVRDETQSAPPEKVDLQQPEQLFSVYNIELGDAKADVEKRLGSEKRSTLNEYGLNWNVYHKDYQQFVMVMYDKEDRVAGLYSGQDLIASTNGIERGTAKDAVREKLGTPLRTIQKGGIHYRLQQQEDYDIYFEDGAYVTVFYDKHEGNTVTALQLVRQDVEEKKTDLYGDASGALKEGFEYQLFDLTNATRVNHRLPILEWDDHVRETARKHSADMAKNNYFSHTNLDGESPFDRMEEDNLRFMLAGENLAYGQFSSIFAHEGLMNSKGHRENILKSQYEFLGVGVAFNEKSQPYFTQNYYAD from the coding sequence ATGGGCCGATTGATTATGCTGATTGGGCTTGTGTTTTTAATAAATTTCTCGTGGCCGACAATTGAAGGCCACTTTAAGAACCCTGGAGATTCATTGAATCGGGTTCAAGCAGAAGTAACAACTCTTGCGGAAAATCCTGAAATCCGTGATGCAGCAGACAGATTTGCCGAGGCGTTCAGGCAGTTTATCGAGCAGGCCGGCATTCTTTTTGGAAAAATAACAGACGATGTTCGTGACGAGACACAGTCAGCCCCTCCTGAAAAGGTTGACCTGCAGCAGCCTGAGCAATTGTTTTCGGTTTACAATATTGAGCTGGGCGACGCGAAGGCGGATGTTGAGAAGCGGTTGGGCAGCGAAAAGCGTTCAACTCTTAACGAATACGGTTTAAATTGGAATGTGTACCATAAGGATTATCAGCAGTTTGTGATGGTCATGTATGATAAGGAAGATCGGGTTGCTGGATTGTATTCCGGCCAGGATTTAATTGCTTCAACAAACGGGATCGAGCGTGGCACAGCGAAGGATGCTGTCCGTGAAAAGCTCGGGACTCCGCTTCGGACGATCCAAAAAGGCGGAATCCACTACCGCCTGCAGCAACAAGAAGATTATGATATCTATTTTGAAGACGGCGCGTATGTGACTGTTTTTTACGATAAGCACGAGGGCAATACAGTCACCGCCCTGCAGCTTGTCAGACAGGATGTTGAGGAAAAGAAGACAGATTTATACGGCGATGCAAGCGGTGCATTGAAGGAAGGCTTTGAATATCAGCTGTTTGACTTGACGAATGCAACCCGCGTCAATCACAGACTGCCAATCTTGGAGTGGGATGACCATGTACGTGAAACGGCGAGGAAGCATAGTGCCGACATGGCAAAGAACAATTATTTCAGCCATACGAACCTTGATGGAGAATCCCCTTTCGACAGGATGGAAGAAGATAATTTACGTTTTATGCTTGCCGGTGAAAACCTGGCGTACGGCCAGTTCAGCAGTATTTTTGCTCACGAGGGGCTGATGAATTCCAAAGGGCACCGTGAGAATATTTTAAAAAGCCAGTACGAGTTCCTTGGGGTAGGTGTCGCATTTAACGAGAAATCGCAGCCGTATTTCACGCAGAATTATTATGCGGATTAA
- a CDS encoding NAD(P)/FAD-dependent oxidoreductase, producing MNKADIYDCIIIGGGPGGLYSAFYAGLRNMKVKLIEAQPLLGGKINLYQEKLIWDVGGFAPVTGRDLIGHLVKQAMTFEPEVVLNEKITSFSKNEEGIFVLEGASGEIHFSKTVIVAIGAGIITPKKLELKEASRFEATNLHYSVDSIKRFKDKVVLISGGGNSAIDWANLLEPVARKVYLTYRKGAFAGHEAQVSQLENSGVECLMNTTISRLVPVGGEARIGEVELVSSENGSEMSIGVDEVLVTHGFDQDASLFANSTLDIKTLDNFYLESTPTGETSIPGLYGAGDIVKYNGKVFLIAGAFQDAANAVNRAKKFIEPEAGEVAMVSSNHEAFKQRNRELVLKMVK from the coding sequence ATGAATAAAGCGGACATTTACGATTGCATTATTATCGGAGGAGGGCCAGGCGGATTATATTCTGCTTTTTACGCCGGCCTTCGCAATATGAAAGTGAAGCTGATTGAGGCCCAGCCATTACTTGGCGGAAAAATTAATTTGTATCAGGAAAAGCTGATCTGGGATGTTGGAGGATTTGCACCGGTAACCGGAAGGGATTTAATTGGTCATTTGGTCAAGCAGGCAATGACGTTTGAACCAGAGGTGGTTTTAAATGAGAAAATCACTTCATTTTCAAAAAATGAAGAGGGGATTTTCGTGCTTGAGGGCGCCTCAGGTGAGATTCATTTTTCAAAAACTGTCATTGTTGCTATTGGGGCAGGCATCATCACTCCGAAGAAACTTGAGCTGAAAGAGGCATCCCGGTTTGAAGCTACCAACTTGCACTATTCGGTGGATTCAATCAAACGATTTAAAGACAAGGTTGTCCTGATCTCCGGTGGAGGAAATTCCGCAATCGATTGGGCAAATTTACTCGAGCCTGTTGCCAGGAAGGTGTATTTGACCTATCGGAAGGGTGCTTTTGCTGGCCACGAGGCACAAGTCTCACAGCTGGAGAACAGCGGTGTAGAATGTCTGATGAATACAACCATTAGCCGCCTTGTACCTGTAGGCGGGGAGGCGAGAATTGGCGAAGTAGAGCTAGTATCGAGCGAAAATGGCAGCGAAATGAGCATTGGAGTCGATGAAGTGCTGGTGACACACGGTTTTGACCAGGACGCCTCCCTTTTTGCCAATAGCACGTTAGACATTAAGACGCTTGATAATTTTTACTTAGAAAGTACGCCAACCGGGGAAACATCAATACCAGGACTATATGGCGCGGGGGATATAGTGAAATACAATGGCAAAGTATTCCTGATTGCGGGTGCTTTTCAGGACGCTGCAAACGCCGTGAACAGGGCAAAAAAATTCATTGAGCCGGAAGCAGGAGAGGTGGCAATGGTCTCGTCCAATCATGAAGCCTTCAAACAGCGGAATAGGGAGTTGGTTTTGAAGATGGTGAAATAG
- a CDS encoding HXXEE domain-containing protein yields the protein MLYFINDNISMITLIWLFPVIFMLHDFEEIIFVESWFKKNYYKVRPRVPASMLKTFEKMSTVTSARFSIPVLFQLVIYIPGCYLAAEQNMYGMFIGFTVLFFLHLFMHIGQSVFLNMYALGTGTSLLVLPYFIYLFYRLFSEDILVFSDLLFSLPFGLLQAAALFGGHAIAPKILSEK from the coding sequence ATGCTATATTTTATAAATGATAATATTAGTATGATAACGCTTATTTGGCTTTTTCCGGTTATCTTCATGCTACATGATTTCGAGGAAATCATTTTTGTAGAGTCGTGGTTCAAGAAAAATTACTATAAGGTCCGACCCCGGGTTCCCGCATCTATGCTAAAAACCTTTGAGAAAATGTCCACAGTCACCTCGGCTAGATTTTCCATCCCGGTTCTATTTCAACTTGTCATCTATATACCTGGCTGTTATCTCGCCGCTGAACAAAACATGTATGGGATGTTCATCGGTTTCACCGTCCTGTTTTTCTTGCACTTATTTATGCATATCGGCCAGTCGGTATTTTTAAACATGTATGCGCTCGGGACTGGAACTTCGCTACTTGTACTCCCATATTTCATTTACTTGTTTTATCGATTATTTTCAGAGGACATCTTAGTGTTCTCCGACTTGCTCTTCTCCTTGCCATTCGGATTATTGCAGGCTGCGGCCCTTTTTGGGGGCCATGCAATTGCGCCTAAGATTCTTTCAGAAAAATAA
- a CDS encoding CPBP family intramembrane glutamic endopeptidase, giving the protein MLVIIAALFFLAIVSISYVQVVLSLFVFLGLMILLFANKEKRFVTSVLLSFLIGFVLFSLSNEFIGTMNISKEFKIIFNRLSLVFIILGIVFNHLYFNKKMSWYNQKADWKNPIVLPFHKVDMFWFWLIGIVVNVVIYAIFIVQKDIEFTHSLVLFGLFFSLINAAFEEVIWRGTLLSSLKEYTSTGYAIAVTSIGFGLLHLSIGFSLPLSLLISIAGVIYALITLKTNSIYPSIIFHFVINIGMVYSGFII; this is encoded by the coding sequence TTGTTAGTAATAATTGCGGCTTTATTTTTTCTTGCGATTGTTTCTATTTCTTACGTACAAGTAGTATTATCCTTATTTGTATTTCTCGGATTAATGATTTTGTTATTTGCTAATAAAGAAAAACGTTTCGTTACATCCGTACTGTTATCGTTTCTAATTGGTTTTGTCTTGTTTTCGTTATCAAATGAGTTCATTGGAACGATGAACATTTCAAAGGAATTTAAAATTATTTTTAATCGTCTTTCTCTTGTTTTTATTATTTTAGGAATTGTTTTTAACCATCTTTATTTCAATAAGAAGATGTCTTGGTACAATCAAAAGGCTGATTGGAAAAATCCTATCGTCTTACCATTTCATAAAGTTGATATGTTTTGGTTTTGGCTGATTGGAATTGTTGTCAACGTAGTTATATATGCGATTTTTATCGTTCAAAAGGATATAGAGTTTACTCATTCTCTAGTTTTGTTTGGTCTATTTTTTTCTCTTATTAATGCTGCTTTTGAGGAAGTTATTTGGAGGGGGACGCTGCTTTCGAGTCTTAAAGAATATACATCCACAGGGTATGCTATTGCCGTTACCAGTATTGGTTTTGGACTTCTCCATCTCTCAATTGGTTTTTCACTACCTCTCAGTCTACTAATTTCAATTGCAGGGGTCATTTATGCGTTAATCACACTTAAAACAAACAGTATTTATCCAAGTATTATTTTTCATTTCGTAATTAATATTGGAATGGTGTATAGCGGATTTATCATCTAA
- a CDS encoding YjjG family noncanonical pyrimidine nucleotidase — MKHYHTLLFDVDNTLLDFSATEQEALRSLFQSEGLSFTPEMFFAYQQLNQSLWAAFEHGTITRDELFYTRFSRFFSELGKEVDGVLLEHKYRSLLDEGHHLIPGAMDLIMRLHENHNLYIITNGISQTQHRRLTDSRLLPFFKDVFVSEDTGYQKPMKEYFDYVIERIPGFKFENTLIIGDSLTADIKGGNLAGIDTCWFNPGIEVNETDILPNYEIRSLDELHQILAPDLTAVR, encoded by the coding sequence ATGAAACATTACCATACATTGCTTTTTGACGTGGATAATACACTGCTTGACTTTTCTGCAACAGAACAAGAAGCGCTTCGTTCGCTTTTCCAATCTGAGGGCCTGTCATTTACACCTGAAATGTTTTTTGCCTACCAGCAGCTTAACCAAAGCCTTTGGGCAGCATTTGAGCACGGAACCATTACTAGGGATGAACTTTTCTATACTCGATTCTCGCGCTTTTTCAGTGAATTGGGCAAAGAAGTTGATGGCGTCTTGCTAGAACATAAATACCGCAGCCTCCTTGATGAAGGCCACCACTTAATCCCTGGGGCAATGGATCTTATCATGCGTCTCCATGAAAATCACAATCTTTATATCATCACCAACGGCATCTCGCAAACACAACACCGCCGCTTGACCGATTCCAGACTGCTCCCGTTTTTCAAGGACGTTTTCGTATCAGAAGATACAGGCTACCAAAAGCCTATGAAGGAATATTTTGATTATGTGATTGAGCGGATTCCCGGTTTCAAATTCGAAAACACTCTCATCATCGGCGATTCCTTAACCGCTGACATTAAGGGCGGCAACCTGGCTGGTATTGACACGTGCTGGTTTAATCCCGGAATCGAAGTCAATGAAACTGACATACTGCCAAACTATGAAATTAGGAGCCTTGATGAACTGCATCAGATTCTTGCCCCTGATTTGACTGCTGTCCGCTAA
- a CDS encoding alpha/beta-type small acid-soluble spore protein, giving the protein MARNKLVVPGSENALNGMKEEIANEFGVQLGADTTARANGSVGGEMTKRLVALGEQAMRNRQGQ; this is encoded by the coding sequence ATGGCTAGAAACAAACTAGTGGTTCCTGGTTCGGAGAACGCGCTGAATGGGATGAAAGAGGAAATCGCCAATGAGTTTGGAGTACAACTTGGTGCAGATACGACCGCACGAGCGAACGGTTCGGTTGGGGGCGAAATGACGAAGCGTCTCGTCGCCCTTGGCGAACAAGCAATGCGAAATCGGCAGGGACAATAG
- a CDS encoding cell wall hydrolase: protein MNKFIKLVLAAGLILSMSAFTNAAPVDAAANHKVQKGETYWKIAVKYGIPIKELMKINNAKNAQLPIGKNLTIPNSSITAAEKDLLARLVHAEAKGEPYAGKVAVATVVLNRVASEDFPDTIKGVINEVANGYYAFSPVQDGAINEPADAEAKRAVNEALAFQGQGNGSLFFFNPETAVSKWGFSRETTITIGNHRFAK from the coding sequence ATGAACAAGTTTATCAAACTAGTACTTGCAGCCGGGCTCATCCTTTCGATGTCGGCTTTCACAAACGCTGCGCCAGTTGATGCAGCAGCAAACCACAAAGTACAAAAAGGCGAAACCTACTGGAAAATCGCCGTAAAATACGGTATTCCAATTAAAGAGTTAATGAAAATCAATAACGCTAAAAACGCACAGCTTCCGATCGGCAAAAATCTCACAATCCCGAACTCTAGCATTACAGCAGCTGAAAAAGACCTGCTTGCCCGCCTTGTCCATGCCGAAGCAAAAGGCGAGCCTTATGCAGGTAAAGTTGCAGTCGCAACCGTTGTCTTGAACCGTGTCGCAAGTGAAGATTTCCCTGACACGATAAAAGGTGTCATCAATGAAGTTGCCAACGGATATTACGCATTCTCGCCAGTACAAGATGGCGCAATTAACGAGCCGGCAGATGCTGAAGCAAAGCGCGCCGTCAACGAAGCTCTCGCATTCCAGGGCCAGGGCAATGGCAGCCTGTTCTTCTTCAACCCGGAAACAGCCGTTTCAAAATGGGGCTTCTCCCGCGAAACGACCATTACAATCGGCAACCACCGTTTTGCAAAATAG